The following are encoded together in the Osmerus eperlanus chromosome 18, fOsmEpe2.1, whole genome shotgun sequence genome:
- the mfhas1 gene encoding malignant fibrous histiocytoma-amplified sequence 1 homolog encodes MKALHENKEEGGAGCNTMEDKENNLKTARLWRDAALRSRKLRSSLRQLTLCSKNNQKIMLPENINEIEVLNLGNNSLQELPEGLGATLINLRILILRRNKFAAVPCVVFELGQLVELDMSHNCLKSFSEDIGLLKGLKKLCISHNKIQYLPSQIGALQCLEELDISFNDLHDFPRSFSQLQKLRTLDADHNKLSQFPLEILALGDLEELDCSGNKFEDLPRDILKLQPIKILWLSSLHISTLPDTFCHLHNLESLMLDSNNLTVLPCSFGTLQRLKMVNLSSNEFEEFPHVILNIGGLEELYLSRNKLTLIPKEIGQLVNLVNLWLDNNKITYLPDSIVDLERVEELVLQGNQIAILPDNFGKLSKVNIWKVKDNPLIQPPYEVCMKGIPYIAAYQKELAHSQLAVKPRLKLVLMGMQNAGKTQLKESVVSQGHHPACVQGNKGIEVTNWVADVDRSLTFLVYDLSGKQNYDLIKPFFLSPGALYVLVVNLKTYTPNNFYAHVGYFLHLLSAKVPHAVVCTVGTHTDLCGDTEVEEKSLDIHRQIAVQEKRDTQCLKSLVQQVDQALEQGFNVRTSSPHIVFYSVSDKNLRRKKAQLQYMLNHRLQILSPVLCVSCAETQRNIQRLREKLMSVADQREIFPNLHRVLPKSWQMLEELHFKPQELWLSWWDSARLGLQAGLTEDRLQCALSYLHESGKLLYFEDSLTLKEYVFHNLPRFIAILNVFFQRDEAVLLDRLLSAGELGDKRRVGHVIEEEKGENLRASHLQHHVEGFLNHGLLPSNVIRLLLRPLIQTQQDLHLIMELLEKMGVCYCINKPRSKPLNGATVWYKFPSYVSSEEPHAEAWVGGGSMVASQFFSVEQLQIEYSFPFLFPPGLFARYSVQINRHVVQRSDGRHHIFAYRGKVPVVVSYRPAQGSLQAETLSIASHASLPNIWTAWQAITPLVEELNVLLQEWPGLHYSVHVLCSKCLKRGSPNPHTFPGELLSQPRPEGLTEIICPKNGSERVNVALVYPPTPTVVSPCLK; translated from the exons ATGAAAGCTCTCCATGAaaacaaggaggaggggggggcgggctgCAATACGATGGAGGACAAGGAGAACAACCTCAAAACGGCCAGGTTGTGGAGAGATGCAGCTCTCCGCTCAAGGAAGCTTCGAAGCAGCCTGCGTCAACTCACCCTTTGctccaaaaataaccaaaagaTTATGCTACCTGAAAATATTAACGAGATCGAGGTACTCAACCTGGGAAACAACTCGCTGCAGGAGCTACCGGAGGGATTAGGGGCCACCCTTATCAACCTGCGTATCCTCATTCTCCGCAGGAACAAGTTTGCAGCAGTTCCCTGTGTCGTGTTTGAGCTTGGGCAGCTGGTGGAACTAGACATGAGCCACAACTGTCTTAAGAGCTTCTCCGAGGACATAGGCCTACTGAAGGGACTGAAGAAGCTCTGCATCAGTCACAATAAAATCCAGTACCTGCCATCCCAGATTGGAGCACTTCAGTGCTTAGAGGAGCTCGACATAAGCTTCAATGACCTACATGATTTCCCCCGGTCCTTCTCCCAGCTCCAAAAGCTGCGCACGTTAGATGCTGATCACAACAAGCTGAGCCAGTTCCCTCTAGAAATCCTTGCCCTCGGTGATCTGGAAGAGCTTGATTGTTCGGGGAATAAATTTGAGGATTTGCCCAGAGACATTCTAAAGCTCCAGCCCATCAAGATCTTGTGGCTCAGCAGCCTTCACATCTCCACATTACCTGACACCTTTTGTCACCTGCACAATCTTGAGAGTCTTATGCTGGATAGTAACAACCTCACAGTTCTGCCTTGTTCCTTCGGCACTCTGCAGAGACTAAAAATGGTCAACCTTTCCTCCAATGAGTTTGAGGAGTTTCCCCATGTTATTCTGAACATCGGGGGACTCGAAGAGCTCTATCTGAGCCGGAATAAACTGACTTTGATCCCAAAGGAGATAGGCCAACTGGTTAATCTGGTCAACCTGTGGCTGGACAACAACAAAATCACCTATCTGCCAGATTCTATTGTGGACttggagagagtggaagagctTGTCTTACAGGGTAACCAAATAGCCATACTCCCCGACAACTTTGGGAAACTCTCCAAGGTGAACATTTGGAAGGTGAAGGATAACCCTCTCATCCAGCCCCCGTACGAGGTGTGTATGAAGGGAATCCCCTACATCGCTGCCTATCAAAAGGAGCTTGCACACTCCCAGCTGGCTGTGAAGCCTCGGTTAAAACTCGTCCTGATGGGGATGCAAAACGCTGGCAAAACGCAGCTCAAGGAGAGCGTGGTCAGCCAGGGGCACCATCCTGCATGTGTCCAAGGCAACAAAGGGATTGAAGTGACGAACTGGGTGGCCGACGTCGATCGCAGTCTTACTTTTCTAGTGTACGACTTGTCAGGGAAGCAAAACTATGACCTCATCAAacccttttttctctcccccgGTGCCCTGTACGTGCTCgtggtgaacttgaaaacaTACACGCCCAACAACTTCTATGCCCATGTTGGGTACTTTCTCCACCTCCTTAGTGCCAAAGTGCCCCACGCTGTGGTGTGTACGGTGGGCACGCACACAGACCTGTGCGGCGACACggaagtggaggagaagagcttggacATCCACAGACAGATAGCCGTGCAGGAGAAACGAGACACGCAGTGTCTGAAGAGTCTCGTCCAGCAGGTGGACCAGGCCCTGGAGCAGGGCTTCAACGTCCgcacctccagcccccacatCGTCTTCTACAGCGTCTCGGACAAGAACCTGCGACGGAAGAAGGCCCAACTGCAGTACATGCTCAACCACAGGCTGCAGATCCTGTCGCCCGTCCTGTGCGTCAGCTGCGCGGAGACCCAGAGGAACATCCAGAGGCTGAGGGAGAAGCTCATGTCTGTTGCCGACCAACGGGAGATCTTCCCCAACCTCCACCGCGTGCTGCCCAAGTCCTGGCAGATGTTGGAGGAGCTGCACTTTAAACCCCAGGAACTGTGGCTCTCGTGGTGGGACTCGGCCCGTCTGGGCCTCCAGGCGGGACTCACGGAGGACCGTCTCCAGTGTGCCCTGTCCTACCTGCACGAGAGTGGGAAACTACTCTACTTCGAGGACAGCCTGACGCTGAAAGAGTACGTGTTCCACAACCTTCCGCGCTTCATCGCCATCCTCAACGTGTTCTTTCAGAGGGACGAGGCCGTGCTGCTGGACAGGCTGCTCTCCGCCGGGGAACTGGGGGACAAGCGGAGGGTGGGTCACGTGATCGAGGAGGAGAAGGGCGAGAACCTCCGGGCCAGCCACCTGCAACACCACGTGGAGGGGTTCCTCAACCACGGCCTGCTGCCTTCCAACGTGATCCGGCTCCTCCTGAGGCCCCTCATCCAGACGCAGCAGGACCTCCACCTCATCAtggagctgctggagaagaTGGGGGTCTGCTACTGTATCAACAAGCCCCGGAGCAAGCCTCTGAACGGAGCCACGGTGTGGTACAAGTTCCCCAGCTACGTCAGCAGCGAGGAGCCCCATGCGGAGGCCTGGGTGGGCGGGGGCTCCATGGTCGCCAGTCAGTTCTTCTCGGTGGAGCAGCTTCAGATCGAGTACAgctttcctttcctcttccctcccgGACTATTTGCCCGCTACAGTGTGCAAATCAACCGCCACGTGGTCCAGAGGTCGGATGGTAGGCATCATATCTTTGCCTATCGTGGTAAAGTGCCTGTGGTGGTCAGCTACCGGCCGGCTCAGGGCAGTCTGCAGGCAGAGACCCTGTCCATAGCCAGCCACGCCTCCCTGCCAAATATCTGGACGGCCTGGCAAGCCATAACCCCCCTCGTGGAGGAACTGAATGTGCTTCTGCAGGAGTGGCCTGGCCTCCACTACTCGGTCCATGTGCTGTGTTCTAAGTGCCTCAAGAGAGGGTCGCCAAACCCACACACCTTTCCAG gtgagcTTCTCAGCCAGCCACGCCCTGAGGGCCTGACTGAGATCATCTGCCCAAAGAACGGTTCCGAGAGGGTCAACGTGGCGCTGGTGTACCCGCCTACGCCCACTGTCGTTAGCCCCTGTCTCAAATGA
- the rpl17 gene encoding 60S ribosomal protein L17 yields the protein MVRYSLDPENPTKSCKSRGSNLRVHFKNTRETAQAIKGMHIRKANKYLRDVVVKHQCVPFRRYNGGVGRCAQAKQFDWTQGRWPKKSAEFLLHMLKNAESNAELKGLDVDSLVIEHIQVNKAPKMRRRTYRAHGRINPYMSSPCHIEMILTEKEQIVPKPEEEVAQKKKVSQKKLKKQKLMARE from the exons ATGGTCCGCTACTCGCTCGACCCCGAGAACCCCACTAAGT CATGCAAGTCCAGGGGTTCCAATCTCCGGGTGCACTTCAAG AACACCCGTGAGACAGCTCAGGCCATCAAAGGCATGCACATCCGCAAGGCCAACAAGTACCTGAGGGATGTGGTTGTAAAGCACCAGTGTGTCCCCTTCCGTCGCTACAACGGCGGTGTCGGCAGGTGTGCTCAG GCCAAGCAGTTTGACTGGACGCAGGGACGCTGGCCCAAGAAGAGCGCAGAGTTCCTCCTCCACATGCTGAAGAACGCCGAGAGCAACGCTGAGCTCAAG ggtCTGGATGTTGACTCCCTGGTGATCGAGCACATCCAGGTCAACAAAGCCCCCAAGATGCGCAGGCGCACGTACCGCGCCCACGGCCGCATCAACCCCTACATGAGCTCCCCGTGCCACATCGAGATGATCCTCACCGAGAAGGAGCAGATCGTCCCCAagccagaggaggaggtggcccaGAAGAAGAAG GTCTCTCAGAAGAAGCTGAAGAAGCAGAAGCTCATGGCGCGggagtaa
- the nkx6.1 gene encoding homeobox protein Nkx-6.1 has translation MLAVGQMDGSRQSAFLLSTPPLAALHSMTEMKTQLYPAYPLSSTSSTSPTATSPNPGGNPVSSPGIKTSTGLSSLGSLHHFSLATPHGINDILSRPAVVSAGAAAAVAASSSAGILSGLPRFSSLSPPPPPGLYFSPSAAAVAVARYPKPLTDLPGRTPIFWPGVMQSPHWRDARFACSPHQNSVLLDKDGKRKHTRPTFSGQQIFALEKTFEQTKYLAGPERARLAYSLGMTESQVKVWFQNRRTKWRKRHAAEMASAKKKQDSETERLKGASENEDDDDDYNKPLDPNSDDEKITQLLKKHKPNSSLLIHTSENESS, from the exons ATGTTAGCTGTGGGGCAGATGGACGGGTCCCGACAGAGCGCTTTTCTCCTGAGCACCCCTCCTTTAGCAGCGCTGCACAGCATGACCGAGATGAAGACCCAACTGTACCCAGCCTACCCACTCTCTTCAACGTCTTCTACCTCACCTACTGCCACCTCGCCAAATCCCGGTGGCAACCCGGTCTCCTCACCAGGGATCAAAACCTCCACAGGACTCTCATCTCTCGGATCACTCCACCATTTCTCTCTCGCCACCCCTCACGGAATAAATGACATCCTCAGTCGTCCCGCAGTTGTTTCCGCGGGAGCTGCAGCTGCAGTTGCGGCTTCCTCGTCTGCCGGAATTTTGTCAGGGCTGCCCCGATTTAGTAGCCTAAGTCCTCCGCCACCCCCTGGACTTTACTTCAGCCCAAGTGCTGCAGCAGTGGCAGTGGCCCGCTATCCGAAACCGTTAACTGATCTACCGGGAAGGACTCCGATTTTTTGGCCAGGCGTCATGCAaagtccacactggagagacgcCAGATTCGCGTGTTCCCCCC ACCAGAATTCTGTTCTTCTTGACAAGGATggaaaaagaaaacatacaCGTCCAACGTTCTCTGGACAGCAAATCTTTGCTCTGGAAAAGACGTTTGAACAAACGAAATATCTTGCTGGTCCAGAAAGAGCACGGCTTGCCTATTCGTTGGGAATGACAGAAAGCCAAGTAAAG GTATGGTTTCAAAACCGAAGAACTAAGTGGAGAAAAAGACATGCGGCCGAGATGGCATCAGCGAAGAAGAAGCAGGATTCAGAGACCGAGAGGCTGAAAGGGGCCTCGGAAAATGAAGACGACGATGATGATTATAACAAACCCCTGGACCCCAACTCAGATGACGAGAAAATCACACAGTTACtgaaaaaacacaaaccgaACTCCTCGCTCCTTATTCATACGTCAGAGAACGAAAGTTCTTAG